The genomic window AAGATGTTTGCAGCCAAGTGTGAAACAGAACTTTACTATCTATAACTTCTTCTCTTAGTTTACAATCTTTACAACCATACTCTAAACAAATTACAATAGTCCACCTGTAGTATGTGTGATTTATGAGTTGTAGTGTTAACAGTTCCTATTATGTAAGTGAAGATGATCAATACTTTACACCCAAGCTTTACAAACACCAACTTACATAAAATCTTGGTACTCTGTCCTCGCAACCAAGAGAAGAAGTTATAGATAGTAAAATTCAGTTttccaagaaaaataaagtctCTTAGTAGAGATTAGAGTTCTTCAGAGATTTGAAAAACACGTTTAGCAAATTTCCTAGCCTCAAGTTCTCTTCACATCTAAGAATCATGTTTCCATCCTATCATAGTTAAAACCATTATCATCTGTTTTTGCCGTATGCTCCTCAGATGTAGtgatcaacttttttttgtaatgaattttttcttcagaGCATGACGCAGGGCATGGGTAGTAGTTCAAGGAGAGATTCAGAAACAGAGTCGTCATCAAGCCTTGAGTCCAGAAATCCTCCTCGCAGATCATCTGCTTCTGATAGCTTACCTCCTCAACGAAGGTACACATATCTTCAACTTCTTATTATTATGCCAAATCAAAGATCGTTACTCTTCGACATGATTGCTTTATTTACCTTCAAATAAATGGGCAGGCCGGTTTCTGCATCTCAAGCATCGGGTGAGTCATCATTTCCCTAGTTTCTTGAAGTATTGGTTGAAATACGTATGCttcattattttttgataCCAAATAAATATGACAAGATGTTACAGATAGAAGAGCCGGGTTGTCTACATCTGGGTACAGAAAAGATGAATTCAACTGGAGACAAGGTAACCAAGATACACATGAAGAGGTAACAAGAGCTTCAGCGGCGCTGGAAAATCTACAGCTTGATAGGAAAACTCGGAACTTAACATCGTCTTGGAGGTAAGCTTTCAAGGAAGTCTCATTGAATCCCAcattgaaatgaaaacaaagcaagTTGTGGTAAATCTGATCCATCGGGCTTGCTTGTGTTGTAGGAATGTGAGGGATGgaacaaatgaagaagaagggagaGATTGATTTAGGCTTTGGATAAACATTTCAGCTTCTGGATTAGTAGAGTAATGGTTTGTGTACGTGATATATGTATGTTTCTCCTTTATTTGCAACTGCGTTTTCAATTAGCCTTTTTTTTAACGCACGAACCTCTGTCTCcttgagaacaaaaaacatgaaacagtaaaatgttttcttttgagatTTGTTATGGGAAGAGAAGAGTtcagaaagaagaatcaaagaaagcaCAATGTGGTTGAATATTTTCATTCACTTGCTTCTTATTTTAGTGTCTCCAAAATTATTATGTCTCTAGTAATAAACAAGGTTTTTGAATGATGTGTTCACTGTTTGTTTTACtcgtactttttttttgttttccctttagtcttctctctctctctcgcttcttcgtttaaaactttaaactaaAGTATCGAAGAAGCCAACTCTGGATGACGCAAAAGCTTCTCTCAGAACGGCATTGTAGAATTCTCCGGTGACCAAATAATCCGATTGCATTAGTAGGGAATCTGTTATTTTGATCTGATCCGTCAAATTGGCGGTAAGAACAATGGACGATTATACAAGAGAGATGATGGATCTCAAGACCTTAGTCACTCGAACCCTAGAGAAGAAAGGTGTTCTCGCTAAGATCCGggtatatttgtttttctcttgcCACGATTCCTCTGGTTCTGTGACATACTTCATTCAAATTCCGTAGAGAGATTTGAgtacagagaagaagagaaaacatacATTGCTTTTCTAGGGTTCGTGCTTCCAGATCTACTTTATGCATCTGGAATCATGTGAATTCCCAGTTTTTGTCGTACTTTGAAATTGAGTCTGTGAAAAAATTGTACCTTCTCAGCTGAATTGGATTCTTTAACATTTGGTTTGGAGAttgaagatttgtttttttttctctatattctTCTGCTGAAATTTTAGTTGTTTCTGTAGGCTGAACTCCGTGCAAGTGTGTTTGAGGCAATCGAAGAAGAGGATAGAGTGATAGAGAACAATGAAGGACTGCCTCCAGCTTTGTTGGGAAGCTGCAATGATCGTGCAAGGCAGCTTCATGCTTCTCCTTCAGGtctttctcaatttttatCCTTCATATCTTCTCTTCACTTTTACCCTTCAGAGACCTTTTCTCTTTGAATGGTATGGTTCTAAATGGCATGTCTTGGTTTGGAAATGCTTTCTTGATACTTAGATATATTCGCTTGTTCGAAATGTGTCTCCTTGTTTTTTTCGGGTGAAACTTTGCTTGCTTCTATTCTTAGGCGATATGAACATTGAGATTTTGTGTAGTTGAGTAGGTCATCTTGATCActttataaaatgttaaaatgcAGGCAGGTTGCTATCTGCATTGATTTGTGAATATTTGGACTGGGCGCAATTAAATCACACGCTTAAAGTTTATCAACCAGAATGCAATTCGGTAAtcaatatatttcattttctttgaacTTCTGATATTTCTTTTAAGTACGTTGAAGATGAACTTTCTAACTGATGCTGTGATCCCTGAAAACCTATGCAAAGGCAAAAGATTCTTGGAAGTCTGAGATACGTGACTTTAGTATCAACAATGGTTATGAGCTCAACAGAAATGAAGATAGTAGACCGCTTCTTCTGGATGTTCTTGAAGGATTCTTGAAGTTCGAGGTAtttcttctgctttctctCTGAAGATGTTTACACATACAgtatagcttttttttttttctctgtttacaAGCTTTACAACCATATTTGTTACACATTACAATAGTCCAGCTATGGTACATGATTTCAGGGCGTTAATGTTTACAGTTCCTCTATTCTCTAAGTGAAGATGACCAATACCTGTTGGTTACATCGAAGCTTTACAATTACCAAATTAGTTCAAATCTTGTTACATTGTGCTCACGACCTCACATTTTTTCCAAGTAAATAAAGTGTCTTACTCAAGAAAAGAATTTTTCAGAGCTTTGAATAAGTTCGGTGAATTCCAAGCCTACAATTCTTGTCACACCCAGGGATTATGTTTCCATCCTCTTGTAGTAAAACCATTATAATTTGTCTGCTGTATTCACCTCATATTTAGTGatcaacatttttcttcagAACATGACGCAGGTCATGGGTGGTAGTTCAAGGAGAGAGTCAGAAACCGAGTCGTCATTAAGCCTTGACACCAGAAATCCTCCTCGCAGATCATCTGCTTCTGATAGCTTACCTCATCAACGACGGTAAATCCAACTCCATGTTCTACCAAATCAACGATCTTTAATCTTCCATGTTGCTTATGAGTCTGACATGCTTAATTAATGGGCAGGTCGGTTTCTGCATCTCAAGCATCGGGAGCCGCTACCTCAGGGTACAGAAAAGACGAGAGCAATTGGAGATATGACACTGAAGATATGCCGGAAGAAGTCATGAGAGCCTCAACAGCACTTGAAAATCTTCAGCTAGACAGGAAAACTCGGAACCTAACATCGTCTTGGAGGTAACTTGGAGCGTCATGGCTCTTACCTTACAAGTCGGATAGAACTGAAAAATAATCTAATCcattggttttggttgtgGTTCAGGAATGTGAAGGATGgaacaagtgaagaagaagaagggaaagatTGATAAGGCTTTCGTTAAAATCCAGCTTGTGAATTAGTatctctacatatatatgtgtgtttcttttttcatgtatGGTTTTAAATGTTGCAACTttgtttcttaagtttttcGTTTGTCGTGTTTGAGAAATCCGATTGGAAGTAAAGATTATTGATATAAGATGTCAACTACAATTAAGCCGTTaacacaaactcaaaaactttcataaaaattctcaaatattAGTGTCATTAAAAAAGCATTGTTAATCTGAGGACTGTATACATTCCAAAGAATTATCATTTcccaaatttatttaaaataattttatgataTCTAATCCTAAATCTTTTtgttgaggaaaaaaaacaaaaaaacaagtaaaccTTGTTTAGgtttattagggttttaaaagtatttatatttgttttctgcTGCAGCAGACTCAAAAAGCTAAGTAAACTACTCAAGTCCCTCCCTTTTCCGGCGTCGCTATTCTCAGTCTCATTCTGTCTCCCGTAAGTCCTAACTAAGCTTTCTCTCTTCAGTCTTCAGCCTCCGCCCGTTATTGTTGACAAGTTTTAGcctttttgttaattactaCTTTACTACTCTTGTTGTGAATTTGCTGCTACTGTTGAAGCCATGGAAGCTCGGATTTtgcagtcttcttcttcctgttATTCGTCTCTTTACGCTGTCAATCGATCCCGGTTCTCTTCTGTGTCATCTCCGAAACCTTTCTCCGTCAGCTTTGCTCAGACGACGAGAACAAGGACTCGTGTATTATCCATGTCGAAGAAAGATGGTCGCACTGATAAAGATGATGACACTGATAGTCTCAATTACAAAGATTCTGGTGTTGATATCGATGCTGGTGCTGAGCTTGTTAAACGAATCGCAAAGATGGCTCCTGGAATTGGTGGATTTGGTGGTCTCTTTCCattaggtatatatatatatatggaaaactGCAAAATTTTCACCTGAATGTTGAAACTTTTGGTCTTCTAATGAATGAGTGTGTGTGAGCAGGTGATAGTTATCTTGTAGCTGGTACGGATGGTGTAGGGACTAAATTGAAATTGGCATTTGAAACTGGAATTCATGACACCATTGGAATCGACTTGGTATAGCAAATtctcttttgtgtgttttgtgatACTAGCCCATAAACTCATGGTTTAGCTTATTGTTATAGGTTGCTATGAGTGTGAATGATATTATTACTTCTGGTGCAAAGCCTCTGTTTTTCCTTGATTACTTTGCTACTAGTCGTCTTGATGTAGACCTTGCTGAAAAGGTACCATTgcttcatcat from Arabidopsis thaliana chromosome 3, partial sequence includes these protein-coding regions:
- the TON1B gene encoding tonneau 1b (TON1b) (tonneau 1b (TON1B); FUNCTIONS IN: molecular_function unknown; INVOLVED IN: microtubule cytoskeleton organization; LOCATED IN: plasma membrane, microsome; EXPRESSED IN: 22 plant structures; EXPRESSED DURING: 13 growth stages; CONTAINS InterPro DOMAIN/s: LisH dimerisation motif (InterPro:IPR006594); BEST Arabidopsis thaliana protein match is: tonneau family protein (TAIR:AT3G55000.1); Has 213 Blast hits to 211 proteins in 69 species: Archae - 0; Bacteria - 0; Metazoa - 114; Fungi - 0; Plants - 64; Viruses - 0; Other Eukaryotes - 35 (source: NCBI BLink).), with the translated sequence MDDYTREMMDLKTLVTRTLEKKGVLAKIRAELRASVFEAIEEEDRVIENNEGLPPALLGSCNDRARQLHASPSGRLLSALICEYLDWAQLNHTLKVYQPECNSAKDSWKSEIRDFSINNGYELNRNEDSRPLLLDVLEGFLKFENMTQVMGGSSRRESETESSLSLDTRNPPRRSSASDSLPHQRRSVSASQASGAATSGYRKDESNWRYDTEDMPEEVMRASTALENLQLDRKTRNLTSSWRNVKDGTSEEEEGKD